Proteins from a genomic interval of Desulfurispira natronophila:
- a CDS encoding TorD/DmsD family molecular chaperone, translated as MHTTDENIPAARAYVYRWFSESFLTLHQRQIAIDWNFTPLRDALDYLGFSGFNPLVNILEQLLGQHGESIIEEYFALYYGGQDDPVPPFGSWWIDGGFNGPSTLAVYEYYEQFGMQPDEEVQMLPDHLSIELEFLATLILEAHEYASKGDATQGTYALRAQREFLHTFVQPWLTPFCQRGMELAGKSFQGAWLQLLYEFVNADDAFMATLDKTEASI; from the coding sequence ATGCATACCACTGATGAAAACATCCCCGCAGCACGCGCCTATGTCTATCGCTGGTTCTCTGAAAGTTTTCTCACCTTGCACCAGCGGCAGATCGCGATTGACTGGAACTTCACTCCTTTGCGCGACGCTCTGGACTACCTGGGATTCTCTGGCTTTAATCCCTTGGTGAATATTCTGGAGCAGCTCCTTGGCCAACACGGCGAATCGATCATCGAAGAGTATTTTGCGTTGTACTACGGCGGGCAAGACGATCCGGTTCCCCCCTTCGGGTCCTGGTGGATAGACGGCGGATTCAATGGCCCTTCGACACTGGCCGTTTACGAGTACTATGAGCAGTTCGGCATGCAGCCGGATGAGGAAGTACAAATGCTGCCGGATCACTTAAGTATAGAGTTGGAGTTTCTGGCCACCCTGATCCTTGAGGCCCACGAGTACGCCAGCAAGGGCGATGCTACCCAGGGCACATATGCCTTGCGGGCTCAGCGGGAGTTTCTGCATACTTTTGTTCAGCCTTGGCTAACCCCATTTTGCCAGCGGGGCATGGAGCTGGCGGGGAAAAGTTTTCAGGGCGCCTGGCTACAGCTGCTCTATGAGTTTGTCAATGCCGATGACGCCTTTATGGCAACTCTGGACAAAACAGAGGCATCTATTTAA
- a CDS encoding 4Fe-4S dicluster domain-containing protein has product MQTPEYTPSYCLNNRSATVICRRCQDVCPTKALSLPQPGACHLDSGSCCRCGHCIRACPTLALDFPRTPYRQVAVKMSRHKISSVVCRHFTETPDCVQVECLGVLDPPLLLSMQACGQPLQLATGKCGDCRCEDKASMLEHLENLLTELDLEYQPWVPQAQEPSHQQSPAGGPAVSRRSLFGWLGNRQQSEAPPQLAEAPPASPLANEDAFRLKRALFNRFVEGSNPGAVKLFPSENFAMVVSQGACRQCHLCVRICPAGALEWQKGESGAQLTFDARWCLACHKCQLCPAKNLSLQPLNSQEYCLDHRRILAVFPESRECIECGDLHSNDAERCRVCEKIEENRRRLLEPWL; this is encoded by the coding sequence ATGCAGACTCCTGAGTATACCCCTTCGTACTGCCTCAATAACCGCAGCGCAACGGTGATTTGTCGTCGCTGCCAGGACGTGTGCCCAACCAAAGCACTCTCGCTGCCGCAACCAGGGGCATGTCATCTTGATTCTGGCAGTTGCTGCCGCTGTGGTCACTGCATCAGGGCCTGCCCCACTTTAGCTCTGGATTTCCCCCGCACTCCTTATCGACAAGTTGCCGTGAAGATGTCTCGCCATAAAATTTCATCGGTAGTGTGCCGGCACTTTACTGAAACACCAGACTGCGTTCAGGTGGAGTGCCTGGGAGTGCTGGATCCCCCACTGCTGCTGAGCATGCAAGCTTGTGGTCAACCTTTGCAGTTGGCTACGGGAAAGTGTGGTGATTGCCGCTGTGAGGACAAGGCCTCTATGCTGGAGCACCTGGAAAACTTGCTGACGGAACTCGACCTGGAGTACCAACCCTGGGTGCCCCAGGCTCAAGAACCTTCTCACCAACAATCGCCTGCAGGAGGACCTGCCGTCAGCCGCCGCTCGCTGTTTGGCTGGCTCGGCAACCGGCAACAGAGTGAGGCGCCACCGCAGCTCGCTGAAGCACCGCCTGCTTCTCCTTTGGCTAATGAGGACGCCTTTCGCCTGAAACGCGCTCTTTTCAATCGATTTGTTGAAGGCTCCAACCCGGGGGCCGTCAAACTTTTTCCTTCAGAGAACTTTGCCATGGTAGTAAGTCAGGGTGCCTGTCGACAGTGTCACCTTTGCGTGCGCATTTGCCCTGCTGGAGCTCTAGAGTGGCAGAAGGGCGAGTCCGGTGCCCAGCTGACTTTTGATGCTCGCTGGTGCCTGGCGTGTCACAAGTGTCAGTTGTGCCCAGCAAAGAACCTCAGCCTGCAGCCCTTGAATTCGCAGGAGTACTGTCTCGATCACCGCCGTATACTGGCAGTTTTTCCAGAGAGTCGAGAGTGCATAGAGTGCGGTGACCTTCACTCCAATGATGCTGAGCGCTGCAGGGTCTGCGAGAAAATTGAGGAAAATCGACGGCGCCTTTTGGAACCGTGGCTCTGA
- a CDS encoding iron-containing alcohol dehydrogenase: MDNFTFYNPTRIVFGKDKTANIGKVTAPWGQRVMLLYGQGSVKKTGILDTVKQSLEQSGITVFECGGVQPNPVLSFAQQAIEAFRADKLDAIVAVGGGSVIDTAKTIAAGVPYDGNVWDFFSGKAKVESAVPVTVVLTLPAAASEMNSGGVITNEQTQQKFNIMGDPLYPKASILDPVNTFSAPLHHSLYGVVDAMVHLLEGYFNTTSHNTALQDRYAEGIIRTLMESASVIKTEPDNYEARSNIMWGATLAFNGLAPCGLGATGFPMHMIEHSLSAIYDVSHGAGLAMILPGWMRYRLLNSPERFARFAHTVFDIQPTADPVADAKQGIVALEKWLGSMDIPANLQQGGIPVAEIPQIAQNAVMLAQKWGLKEYTTDVITEVLQYSAGE; encoded by the coding sequence ATGGATAACTTTACCTTTTACAATCCTACCCGCATTGTGTTTGGCAAAGACAAAACCGCTAATATTGGCAAAGTTACTGCCCCGTGGGGCCAGCGGGTCATGCTACTGTATGGTCAGGGTAGCGTAAAAAAAACCGGCATCCTTGATACCGTCAAGCAGAGCCTGGAGCAAAGTGGCATTACCGTGTTTGAGTGCGGTGGTGTGCAGCCAAATCCGGTGCTGAGCTTTGCCCAGCAAGCCATTGAAGCTTTTCGCGCCGACAAACTTGACGCCATTGTGGCCGTTGGCGGCGGCAGTGTCATCGATACCGCCAAGACCATCGCTGCCGGTGTTCCCTACGACGGTAATGTGTGGGATTTCTTCAGTGGCAAAGCCAAAGTGGAGAGCGCTGTCCCGGTCACAGTGGTACTCACCCTTCCTGCCGCCGCTTCTGAGATGAACAGTGGCGGAGTTATTACCAACGAGCAGACCCAGCAGAAATTTAATATCATGGGAGACCCTCTCTATCCAAAAGCATCCATTCTTGATCCGGTGAACACCTTCAGTGCACCGCTGCATCACTCTCTTTACGGCGTCGTGGATGCCATGGTTCACCTTCTGGAAGGGTACTTTAATACCACTAGCCACAATACGGCGCTGCAGGATCGCTACGCTGAAGGTATTATTCGCACTTTGATGGAGAGCGCATCGGTCATTAAAACTGAGCCCGATAACTACGAGGCACGCTCCAACATTATGTGGGGGGCCACCCTGGCCTTTAACGGGCTGGCGCCTTGTGGACTGGGCGCCACTGGCTTTCCCATGCACATGATTGAGCACTCCCTTAGCGCCATCTACGACGTTTCCCACGGTGCCGGGCTGGCCATGATTTTGCCCGGATGGATGCGCTATCGGCTGCTCAATTCGCCGGAGCGCTTTGCTCGCTTTGCCCACACCGTTTTTGATATCCAGCCCACCGCTGACCCGGTAGCTGACGCCAAGCAGGGCATTGTCGCCTTGGAAAAGTGGTTGGGAAGCATGGATATTCCCGCCAACCTGCAGCAGGGAGGCATCCCGGTGGCAGAGATCCCCCAGATTGCACAAAATGCGGTGATGCTTGCGCAGAAGTGGGGGCTGAAAGAGTATACTACGGACGTTATTACTGAGGTACTGCAGTACAGTGCCGGCGAATAA
- a CDS encoding PAS domain S-box protein → MTHRITDENHRPFAAETYTSLQPRMRALLALLAVIFIATVGLALLSHHFMKNHMLQQQLKNTEDLLTTVASSSITPWVNTRLRYIDTLSYEDDLLTLALERQATDTLMERWQTLLDYSNDIFFIYFGDREGNVTMLPDDEPLPPDFNMFERPWYLRATESPGQIAWTDLYDEIITGIPQISAVVTVHDPESLEPVGVMALDVSLHQLRRIVMDVELPSDAELVLLDRNHQLIVSSTGKNYSQLSDTWQKKTPDQRDRGYFSRDNSDMVFASSTRIPSTQWQLVLFTPRDSFYAPIDPLRNLGILAGFVVMGVSLVFTYYFLSALSRRARELSNYFHESLTESFVPRQVMSGNDEFTWLNQQFNAVIGERNLSQAALAESQRRLSALMANLPGIAYRCRNDEQRTMEFVSDGCKQLTGYTPSQLIDNADISFMDIVHPDDRQTLRTRWKEALQHRQPLQHEYRIIKGDGQECWLWEQGAGIFDREGSVTALEGFITDISLRKQAELLLEDFNQQLRQQVDMEVSRRLRSERNFRILFEKSPEGILILNQQGVFVQCNSMAARTLGYAPEEIIGLSPADLSPPLTHLSQQPSTEVIGRIITEAFDQEMTSLEWQHLHRDGHLLTFRILLTPISRGNGSELLVVWHDMTQVYALQQEREQQQAILIQQAKMAELGSMIGAIAHQWNQPLSTISIVIQSLIDLYEFNELSQEELYDATGTILQQVEFMSQTVDDFRTFFSPSKSPQPFSVSQCVAQVENLVSTRFVKHNIQLKRQQECDEALLAQGYPGEFKQVILNILSNACDALAEAHIHEPTIVITVEEQPDCITLNVEDNAGGIDPGLLPDKLFEAFITTKEQSGSGIGLWMSRLIMEKMGGRIEAANTSSGARFTLVLPRPE, encoded by the coding sequence ATGACTCATCGCATTACAGACGAGAACCACCGCCCCTTCGCAGCCGAAACATACACCAGCCTGCAACCTCGCATGCGAGCACTTTTGGCGTTGCTGGCGGTGATATTTATAGCCACGGTCGGACTTGCCCTTCTCTCTCACCATTTCATGAAGAATCACATGCTGCAGCAGCAGCTGAAAAATACCGAAGACCTTTTAACTACGGTTGCTTCCTCTTCCATTACCCCCTGGGTCAACACTCGCCTGCGTTATATTGACACCCTCTCCTACGAAGATGATTTATTGACCTTGGCCTTGGAGAGGCAGGCTACCGACACGCTTATGGAACGCTGGCAAACCCTGCTGGATTACAGCAACGATATATTCTTTATCTATTTTGGTGACCGGGAAGGGAATGTCACTATGCTTCCCGACGATGAGCCCTTGCCGCCGGACTTTAATATGTTCGAGAGACCTTGGTATTTGCGGGCGACAGAAAGCCCGGGACAGATTGCATGGACCGATCTCTACGACGAGATTATAACGGGCATCCCCCAGATCTCTGCCGTAGTTACGGTGCACGACCCCGAAAGCCTGGAGCCAGTGGGAGTCATGGCTCTGGATGTGAGCCTGCATCAGTTGCGACGCATTGTGATGGATGTGGAGCTACCATCTGATGCTGAGCTGGTTTTGCTGGATCGTAACCATCAACTCATAGTTTCTTCGACTGGCAAAAACTATAGTCAGCTGAGTGATACCTGGCAGAAGAAGACTCCCGACCAAAGGGACCGGGGTTACTTCTCCCGTGACAACAGCGACATGGTTTTTGCTTCCAGTACCCGAATCCCCAGCACCCAATGGCAGCTGGTACTCTTTACTCCCCGGGACAGTTTTTATGCCCCCATTGACCCTCTGCGCAACCTGGGTATCTTGGCCGGTTTTGTTGTCATGGGGGTATCATTGGTTTTCACCTATTATTTCCTCAGTGCTCTTTCTCGCCGCGCCCGGGAGCTGTCCAATTATTTCCACGAATCTCTAACGGAAAGTTTTGTGCCACGCCAGGTGATGAGCGGTAACGACGAGTTTACCTGGCTCAACCAGCAATTTAATGCGGTGATTGGTGAGCGAAATCTCAGCCAGGCGGCTCTGGCTGAGAGTCAGCGACGCCTCAGTGCCCTGATGGCGAACTTGCCCGGCATTGCCTACCGTTGCCGCAATGATGAACAGCGGACCATGGAGTTTGTCAGTGACGGCTGCAAGCAGTTGACGGGTTACACCCCTTCACAGCTCATTGATAACGCTGACATATCATTCATGGATATAGTGCACCCCGACGATCGTCAAACACTGCGCACACGTTGGAAAGAAGCTTTACAGCACCGCCAGCCACTGCAGCACGAATATCGCATTATCAAGGGTGACGGGCAAGAGTGCTGGCTCTGGGAGCAAGGGGCGGGCATATTCGACCGTGAGGGTTCCGTGACGGCGCTTGAGGGCTTCATTACCGACATAAGTCTGCGCAAGCAGGCCGAGTTACTGTTGGAGGACTTTAATCAGCAGCTTCGTCAGCAGGTTGACATGGAAGTCAGTCGACGCCTGCGTAGCGAGCGTAACTTCCGAATTCTCTTTGAAAAAAGCCCAGAGGGTATACTCATACTCAATCAGCAGGGGGTCTTTGTGCAGTGCAACTCCATGGCTGCTCGTACCCTTGGTTACGCTCCAGAGGAAATAATCGGTCTCTCTCCTGCTGATCTTTCGCCTCCGCTCACCCACCTTTCGCAGCAGCCCAGTACAGAAGTTATCGGTCGCATTATTACTGAGGCTTTTGATCAGGAGATGACCTCGCTGGAGTGGCAACACCTGCATCGTGACGGTCATTTACTGACCTTCCGCATTTTACTGACCCCTATTAGTCGAGGCAACGGCTCTGAATTGCTGGTGGTCTGGCACGACATGACGCAAGTGTACGCCTTGCAACAGGAGCGGGAGCAACAGCAGGCCATACTGATTCAACAGGCCAAGATGGCAGAGCTTGGCAGCATGATTGGGGCGATTGCCCATCAGTGGAACCAGCCCCTGAGCACCATTTCCATTGTCATACAGAGCCTGATTGATCTTTACGAGTTCAACGAGTTAAGCCAGGAAGAACTGTACGATGCCACAGGAACTATTCTGCAGCAGGTTGAGTTCATGAGCCAGACGGTAGATGATTTTCGCACTTTTTTCTCCCCTTCCAAGAGCCCGCAACCCTTTAGTGTTTCCCAGTGTGTCGCACAAGTAGAAAATCTTGTAAGTACTCGCTTCGTAAAGCACAACATCCAACTTAAGCGTCAACAAGAGTGTGATGAGGCCCTACTGGCCCAGGGTTACCCTGGGGAGTTTAAACAGGTGATTCTCAATATCCTCAGCAATGCTTGTGACGCCTTGGCCGAAGCCCATATTCACGAGCCGACTATAGTTATCACGGTAGAGGAGCAGCCTGATTGTATAACACTTAACGTAGAGGATAATGCTGGCGGCATCGACCCTGGCCTGCTGCCAGACAAGCTTTTTGAGGCATTTATCACCACCAAGGAGCAAAGTGGCTCCGGAATTGGTCTTTGGATGAGCCGCTTGATCATGGAGAAGATGGGCGGACGCATCGAGGCTGCCAATACCAGCAGTGGTGCCCGTTTCACCCTGGTGCTGCCAAGGCCAGAGTAG
- a CDS encoding response regulator, which translates to MGSKKILTVDDSRFSLAMIQSHILEVHPQWGVDSAANGEEALGKTANHTYDLITIDYNMPGMSGLDLVEKLREQGCSSKLVLLTANVQESMAQKARSLDIGFVKKPITPDTIAEIISYLE; encoded by the coding sequence ATGGGCAGCAAAAAGATTCTTACCGTTGATGACAGCCGCTTTTCCCTGGCTATGATTCAAAGTCACATTCTTGAAGTTCATCCCCAGTGGGGCGTGGATAGTGCTGCCAATGGCGAAGAGGCACTGGGAAAAACGGCCAACCACACTTACGACCTTATCACCATCGACTACAATATGCCGGGAATGAGTGGTTTGGATTTAGTTGAAAAACTGCGGGAGCAGGGCTGCTCTTCCAAACTGGTCCTCTTGACAGCCAATGTCCAGGAGAGCATGGCCCAGAAGGCCCGTTCTCTCGATATTGGCTTTGTTAAAAAACCCATCACACCGGACACCATAGCCGAGATTATTTCCTATCTGGAGTAG
- a CDS encoding chemotaxis protein CheC — protein sequence MESSPRLTPLQHDAITEIFNIGIGQAAATMSAMVREEVVLSVPTVYFFARHELIQYLNTEDDRKVCGVIQHFSGCFNADAVLLFPEDKSLELVRMIVGDTMPLEQMSEMEQEAMAEIGNIILNSCISSIASLFRGECTSSLPTFESGSFGRVVKMERHQSSQEQHDNDIILMLLIDFKLESRSIHGHVAFMLDAPSFEEFIVEVDRFINQKYR from the coding sequence ATGGAGAGCAGTCCCCGCCTCACTCCACTGCAACACGATGCCATAACCGAAATATTCAATATTGGCATTGGACAAGCCGCTGCCACCATGAGCGCTATGGTGCGCGAAGAGGTGGTGCTCTCGGTACCCACGGTGTATTTCTTTGCCCGTCACGAGCTTATTCAATATCTCAATACTGAAGATGACCGCAAGGTGTGTGGAGTTATCCAGCATTTCAGCGGCTGCTTTAATGCCGATGCCGTCCTTCTCTTTCCCGAGGACAAAAGCCTGGAACTGGTGCGCATGATTGTCGGAGACACTATGCCACTGGAACAGATGTCGGAAATGGAGCAGGAGGCTATGGCCGAAATAGGCAATATTATTCTCAACTCCTGCATCAGCTCCATCGCCTCCCTTTTTCGCGGCGAGTGCACCAGCTCCCTGCCCACCTTCGAATCCGGCAGTTTTGGTCGGGTAGTAAAAATGGAGCGCCACCAGTCTTCCCAGGAGCAGCACGATAACGATATAATTCTCATGCTGCTGATCGACTTCAAACTGGAGTCCCGTTCTATCCACGGTCACGTGGCCTTTATGCTGGATGCTCCTTCATTCGAGGAGTTTATTGTGGAAGTGGATCGCTTCATCAACCAGAAATACCGCTGA
- a CDS encoding PAS domain-containing sensor histidine kinase: MYAAILDQLVIGLFALNREKEVIYWNRWMERSSGVSATDIQGITLDSLKEPISERFRAAVDDALHHGRSTLLSHSLHRTPLPLYASEYQREQGERIQQQVYVLPVVSDSGDRFCAIQVLDVTVANQREKLLRESDRRLRSLINALPDFICFKDECGRWLETNRAAAELLNLDVESFRGKTTTELFGTTPDILSQLKAQNDSQFCDGSAHHVTRKHVVDQEGKRRIFEVNRLAIDGQGDVVIGRDVTGYKEMEQQLRELNQTLEQRVREEMNKRLKQQRLLVQSSKMAAMGEMIQAITHQWKQPLNIISFLMQNLRDISRHQKFTPEAMEDAIEKTLQQIDFMAGTVEDFKDFFHPDKTKSAFDLREAIRQVENLLSQQFKLQQIEVKHHQVSDRQPMPPLIGYPNEFKQVILNLLNNAKDAIEAKRKHEGHQPGTIEVTVEFHQPDRFHVTIADNAGGIPAEAMEKLFTPYFTTKEDGTGIGLSLCRTIIEDHFAGSIEARNTSTGAQFIIELRNP, encoded by the coding sequence ATGTACGCAGCCATACTGGATCAGCTGGTTATCGGGCTCTTTGCCCTGAATAGGGAAAAAGAAGTTATCTACTGGAACCGCTGGATGGAGCGAAGTTCCGGAGTGTCTGCCACGGATATCCAGGGAATCACACTGGATTCCCTGAAAGAACCCATAAGCGAACGCTTTCGCGCCGCTGTAGATGACGCCCTGCACCATGGTCGCTCCACGCTGCTGTCCCACTCACTGCATCGCACCCCTCTGCCTCTGTATGCCTCAGAATACCAGCGGGAGCAAGGAGAGCGTATTCAGCAACAGGTGTATGTTTTACCCGTTGTCAGTGACAGCGGTGATCGTTTTTGCGCCATTCAGGTGCTGGATGTCACCGTTGCCAACCAACGGGAAAAATTGCTGCGTGAAAGCGACCGTCGCCTGCGCTCCCTCATTAACGCCCTGCCTGATTTTATCTGCTTTAAGGATGAATGTGGACGCTGGCTGGAGACCAACCGGGCTGCTGCAGAGCTCCTCAATCTAGACGTGGAAAGCTTTCGTGGCAAAACTACCACCGAGCTTTTCGGCACTACTCCGGATATACTCAGTCAGTTGAAGGCCCAGAACGATTCCCAATTTTGTGATGGCTCAGCTCATCACGTTACCCGTAAACATGTGGTAGATCAGGAAGGCAAGCGCCGTATTTTTGAAGTGAATCGTCTGGCTATAGATGGCCAGGGAGATGTGGTTATTGGTCGAGATGTCACCGGTTACAAGGAGATGGAGCAGCAGCTGCGGGAGCTGAACCAGACCCTGGAGCAACGAGTGCGGGAAGAAATGAATAAGCGCCTTAAGCAGCAGCGCCTGTTGGTACAGTCGTCCAAAATGGCCGCTATGGGTGAGATGATTCAGGCCATTACCCATCAGTGGAAACAACCCCTTAATATTATCAGCTTCCTCATGCAGAACCTGCGGGATATTTCGCGCCACCAGAAATTTACCCCCGAGGCCATGGAAGACGCTATCGAAAAGACCCTGCAGCAGATTGACTTCATGGCAGGAACGGTGGAAGACTTTAAAGACTTTTTCCACCCTGACAAGACCAAAAGCGCCTTTGACTTGCGGGAAGCCATTCGCCAGGTAGAGAATTTGCTCAGCCAGCAGTTCAAGCTGCAGCAAATTGAGGTAAAGCATCATCAGGTAAGCGACCGGCAGCCCATGCCACCTCTTATTGGGTATCCCAATGAGTTCAAGCAGGTGATTCTGAATCTCCTCAACAATGCCAAAGACGCCATCGAAGCCAAACGCAAACACGAGGGGCACCAGCCTGGCACTATCGAAGTCACGGTGGAATTCCATCAGCCTGACCGCTTCCACGTTACCATTGCCGATAATGCCGGTGGCATTCCTGCCGAAGCCATGGAAAAGCTATTTACCCCATACTTTACTACCAAAGAAGATGGCACCGGCATCGGGCTTTCCCTGTGCCGAACCATCATCGAAGACCACTTCGCTGGCTCCATCGAAGCCCGTAACACCTCCACTGGCGCCCAGTTTATTATTGAACTGCGCAACCCGTAA